The Podarcis muralis chromosome 16, rPodMur119.hap1.1, whole genome shotgun sequence genomic interval CACCTCCCGGAGCTAGTACGGCCCCGAGCTTCTCGCCAGAGAGGTTGGCCAGCAAGGTGTAGTAGAACCGAGCCCGGTCTCGCACGTCCACGTCCAAGTGGCTGAGAGACACAGCCTGCAGGAGGTCGGCTAAGTGAGCTGGGGCGGGCAGCGGGCGCAGCTGCATCAAGTTGCGGCAGACGCTCAGGAGGACCTGGCCTGAGCGCCAGCCCCCAAGGCGGCCCGAGGCTACCAGGCGCCTCAGGAACTGCATGGTGCTGCCCTGAGGGACATCCTTTTCCTTTGCCAGCCGCGCCAAGACCTTGAGGTGCCAAGCCAGGTCCTCCTCTTGCAAGGGAACGCCCACGACGAGCCCTTGCAAGGCCTGGGCCAGCCCGCCGGCCCAGCCGCCCTCTTCTGGAAACTTCCAAGCCTCGTCCAAAAGATCTATCAGGTTCGGTGCCAGGGCACAATTCTGGCGGTACAGGCCCAAGAGGCACTGGGTGAGCTCTGCCATTGGCTGCTCTCGGGAGCCAAAGTAGCGGGCGAATAGGAAGGCTGCCCGGAAAAAAAGCCGGGTGGCCTCCGGTCCTCCTCCCCTGGCCACCAGCCCCCCGAGGGTCAACACGTGCTCCAGGAGGTATCCCACAGCGCGCTCGGCCGTTGGGCCTTCACTCTCCACGCACACAAGGCACAGCAGGTTCAGCCGGGCCAAAACCGTGCCCTGGTCCTGGAAGAGTCCGGGGAACAGGCCGGATGTGGTGCGAGGGGTGAGCAAGACCGGCAGGCCCTCGTCCTCCGTGGCCGAGCCCAGCGGCCGGTTTTCAGGGAAGTGCAGGAGGCAGTCCAAGTGGAAGAGCTTCACCGGGGCGGGCAAGGCCGGGTGCTGGGCCAGACCCACAAGGCGGCGCAGCAGGAAGGCCTCATCCTCAGCTGTGAAGAGGCTGTCGGTGAAGAGGCCCTTGAGCTGCAAGACGGCATGCTGGAGCGTCACCCCCGCCGTGCCAAAGAGGCGCACCAGCTGCGCCTTGAAGATGGCGGGAGACTGTGTACGCACGACGCTGACGGCCTGGGCCAGCTGCCACAGGAGGTGGCTCTGGGCCACAGAGGACAGGAGGTAGGAGCTGTCAAGGAGGGAGGACACCACAGCTTTCAGGTCCTTGACATCGCCTGGCGAGGGGAGCAGGGCCAGCTGCTCGAGGGTTGCCACAGAAAGGTCCCCCAGTTCCCTCGTGGCCTCCCACACCAGTCCCTCTTTGCTCTCCAGGAGCTCCCCCAGAGTCCCAAGGCCTCCCCGTCTGGCCAAGCGCAAGATGGCGTTCCTCAAGGCCAGCCCGTAGAGCAGCGTGTAGCTCTGGTGGGCGGGCGATGTCTCCTGGTGTTGCAGGGAGCGCAGGACGGCCAGGCGCTGAGAGAGGAGCCCCGGGTAGCAGCTCTCAAGCTCCCGCAGGCACTCACAAGCCGCAACTCGCACGGGGCGCTCCGCGGCTCCCCCGCGGCAGTCATTGAGGTCGGACACCAGTTGCAGCAGCAGAGAGAAGTATTCATGGGCAGCCTGGCAGCTCTCGGCGAAGGAGTCCGTGGCCACCAGTACTGTTGCCATGGCATAGAGGAGTTGGCACCGCAGATACGCCTGCTGCTTGGACGAGGGGCCCAGCTGGCcgaagagggagaggagggacgCGGCCACCTCTTGCCCAGCCTTGGCATCTGGGCACAACAGGGTGGGGTACTCCAAAAGGAGGGTCAACATGGAGATCTGtccagaagggggaaaagaagaagctGTCAGGGAAAGCCAGGTGGAAAAAACAAGTCTTTagacttaagctgacagaatatgcgcagcttgcagacttaacatatagaataagagaacaagaagaaaatacatttagggaagattggaaaacgtttattgaatatatgggaaaaaattgtgtacacttgaaaacttcGGCAGcgctaagataaattcaacagtataaataagttttgatggatttaataatggaatactgaatggtttagtttttgtaaaatatgcagggatttatgatatgcaaaatgaaccatggaaagagaagaagggaagtcattgatattttaaggatgcttAAATGAGCATTCTAAATTGtataacagaaaatttaatttaaaagtatataaaaagaaaaaaagtctttAGAAGGCCCTACATGAGAGGGCACGTCCGACACTGAGcagggttgaaatccccactcagtgaGCTTAGGCTAGTCACTGTtctaccttgggggggggggggtcgttgtgaggataaagttggaaggaagagaactatgtatgccaccttcagctccatggaagaaaggtgggccaTCAATGACACAAACAAGCAAATATTTATAggtttttgaaatgttttctctcccctcccccatcctccTTCTTTAGGGCTTTTGAGGTTTTTATTtgcctctttgttttgttttttacctcaTGTTATAAGTATCTGTTGGTGTTCACATTGCATTTACATGGGGTACACATGCAGATTGGTTTGATTCACAGTTTATACACCAGTGGGCACATTCCGAATTTTGAGGAAGCCGATCACGAAATGGCAGCCGTGTGATGTGCGGCtaagacaaaatggctgccacgggCAATGCAGCACATCCCAAACGGCAGCCGTGTCTAaaagagcagggaaagaaacAGGAACACAAAATGGCGTGTTGCTGCCCTCTCCAATCTCGTGCATTTTGGATTTTTGAGGGAATGTTTACTTGAAGACCTTTTGTGGGCGCCATACTGGAGGGTTGGTGGACCTGCGAGCGAGACTCTTGGCTGACTTTTCCTCCTCTCCAGACTAGTGGTTTTAGTCGGCTCATTGACAAGGTGGTCTTCCCAAACGAGCGACAAGATCAGTCTCACAACTCACCCTTTTGTGGGTGCTGGGGGAAAGTTAGAGGCATGTTCTCACGTCAACCACAAACACCCTCCAAGCCGTGGGTCTCACGTACCTTGATCTGCTCCCCCAGCCTCTCGCCTCGGAGCTCCTGCAACAGCTCGGCCACGAAGGTGTCGCCAGCCCCATGGGAGAGGAAGGCTGTGGGGCATGAGCGGAAAGAAGCAACTGCGCTGGCCCAGCCTTCCCCGCTCCTGGACCCCATGGCCGACAGAAGActagggggaaagaaagagaatatTAGTCATGCTCATGGATGATGGGCCTTCGCACATCCCACTTAGTAGCAACCCTAGTC includes:
- the AP5B1 gene encoding AP-5 complex subunit beta-1 isoform X2, which produces MLTLLLEYPTLLCPDAKAGQEVAASLLSLFGQLGPSSKQQAYLRCQLLYAMATVLVATDSFAESCQAAHEYFSLLLQLVSDLNDCRGGAAERPVRVAACECLRELESCYPGLLSQRLAVLRSLQHQETSPAHQSYTLLYGLALRNAILRLARRGGLGTLGELLESKEGLVWEATRELGDLSVATLEQLALLPSPGDVKDLKAVVSSLLDSSYLLSSVAQSHLLWQLAQAVSVVRTQSPAIFKAQLVRLFGTAGVTLQHAVLQLKGLFTDSLFTAEDEAFLLRRLVGLAQHPALPAPVKLFHLDCLLHFPENRPLGSATEDEGLPVLLTPRTTSGLFPGLFQDQGTVLARLNLLCLVCVESEGPTAERAVGYLLEHVLTLGGLVARGGGPEATRLFFRAAFLFARYFGSREQPMAELTQCLLGLYRQNCALAPNLIDLLDEAWKFPEEGGWAGGLAQALQGLVVGVPLQEEDLAWHLKVLARLAKEKDVPQGSTMQFLRRLVASGRLGGWRSGQVLLSVCRNLMQLRPLPAPAHLADLLQAVSLSHLDVDVRDRARFYYTLLANLSGEKLGAVLAPGGAVKARTLSSSIVADSQSFVASLTVHPVQPAPLRLRRVEASGNRPEQAPHPEQDVEGYCQWLLEPRAPSQLSLTYQLVHTGPSSPPYDLLLCVVLRFMCSDRHYEPVPELCVPCLSAARPPRTLTLTLQPRCPYPTQLDVFALYTTQEGLTRSSQLEPLEVAFPDLFMPLAVPSWSLEKRRRLFGALWQRLHPDSSEAGAESLTTWPVAPQSLPSLVCDHFSRYVLAEQSGSYEIGMALPPQYHILLRVQSVGEAACVGIRTDNWRLLPSLNSYLQSLVEAN
- the AP5B1 gene encoding AP-5 complex subunit beta-1 isoform X1, producing the protein MVGKGSRKRRFARDRRSAERLQLQSGGGGASEARSLLSAMGSRSGEGWASAVASFRSCPTAFLSHGAGDTFVAELLQELRGERLGEQIKISMLTLLLEYPTLLCPDAKAGQEVAASLLSLFGQLGPSSKQQAYLRCQLLYAMATVLVATDSFAESCQAAHEYFSLLLQLVSDLNDCRGGAAERPVRVAACECLRELESCYPGLLSQRLAVLRSLQHQETSPAHQSYTLLYGLALRNAILRLARRGGLGTLGELLESKEGLVWEATRELGDLSVATLEQLALLPSPGDVKDLKAVVSSLLDSSYLLSSVAQSHLLWQLAQAVSVVRTQSPAIFKAQLVRLFGTAGVTLQHAVLQLKGLFTDSLFTAEDEAFLLRRLVGLAQHPALPAPVKLFHLDCLLHFPENRPLGSATEDEGLPVLLTPRTTSGLFPGLFQDQGTVLARLNLLCLVCVESEGPTAERAVGYLLEHVLTLGGLVARGGGPEATRLFFRAAFLFARYFGSREQPMAELTQCLLGLYRQNCALAPNLIDLLDEAWKFPEEGGWAGGLAQALQGLVVGVPLQEEDLAWHLKVLARLAKEKDVPQGSTMQFLRRLVASGRLGGWRSGQVLLSVCRNLMQLRPLPAPAHLADLLQAVSLSHLDVDVRDRARFYYTLLANLSGEKLGAVLAPGGAVKARTLSSSIVADSQSFVASLTVHPVQPAPLRLRRVEASGNRPEQAPHPEQDVEGYCQWLLEPRAPSQLSLTYQLVHTGPSSPPYDLLLCVVLRFMCSDRHYEPVPELCVPCLSAARPPRTLTLTLQPRCPYPTQLDVFALYTTQEGLTRSSQLEPLEVAFPDLFMPLAVPSWSLEKRRRLFGALWQRLHPDSSEAGAESLTTWPVAPQSLPSLVCDHFSRYVLAEQSGSYEIGMALPPQYHILLRVQSVGEAACVGIRTDNWRLLPSLNSYLQSLVEAN